A part of Chitinivorax tropicus genomic DNA contains:
- a CDS encoding bifunctional nicotinamide-nucleotide adenylyltransferase/Nudix hydroxylase, giving the protein MALFDYLIFVGRFQPFHLGHLQTVRHALREAAKVIIIVGSARGARTFENPWTFQEREQLIRACLAPADQQRVFVVGISDRMYNDQQWVGEVQSAVDKVIAVDTANLSSRPAEYRIGMISSSQGQDNYYLEFFPQWHQVHTAELPGVASADIRHHYFDPALACQAAYDAERLPPPVDAYLQQFRQTEQYRNLVTEYAYIQDYKRSWARAPYPPTFVTVDTMVVYSGHILLVRRRTQPGKGLWALPGGFVDQQERIRDAAIRELREETKLKVPAPVLAGSIRASRVFDHPKRSLRGRTITHAFLIELPPTQDGLPKVKGSDDADKAKWVPLFEFSRMEDQLFDDHFYIVNWFLGQI; this is encoded by the coding sequence ATGGCCCTATTCGACTATCTGATTTTTGTTGGCCGTTTCCAGCCCTTTCACCTCGGCCATCTGCAAACGGTTCGCCATGCTTTACGTGAAGCCGCCAAGGTCATCATCATTGTCGGCTCGGCGCGGGGGGCCCGCACCTTCGAGAATCCGTGGACATTTCAGGAGCGCGAACAACTCATTCGAGCCTGCCTTGCACCGGCAGATCAGCAACGCGTGTTTGTCGTTGGCATTTCCGATCGGATGTACAACGACCAGCAATGGGTGGGTGAGGTGCAGAGCGCAGTTGACAAGGTCATTGCCGTGGACACCGCCAACCTGTCCTCGCGGCCAGCCGAATACCGCATTGGCATGATCAGCAGCAGCCAAGGTCAGGACAACTACTATCTCGAATTCTTTCCACAGTGGCATCAAGTGCACACTGCTGAGTTACCTGGCGTTGCCTCGGCTGACATCCGCCACCACTATTTTGACCCGGCGCTTGCCTGCCAGGCCGCCTATGATGCAGAGCGGTTGCCACCACCAGTGGATGCCTACCTGCAGCAATTCCGCCAGACCGAGCAATACCGGAATCTGGTCACGGAGTATGCCTATATCCAGGACTACAAGCGCAGCTGGGCACGTGCGCCCTACCCACCCACCTTTGTCACCGTGGATACCATGGTGGTGTACTCGGGCCATATCCTGCTGGTGCGGCGTCGGACACAGCCCGGCAAAGGGCTATGGGCATTGCCCGGGGGCTTCGTCGATCAGCAGGAGCGCATCCGGGATGCAGCCATCCGCGAGCTACGCGAGGAAACCAAACTGAAGGTGCCTGCCCCGGTGCTGGCAGGGTCGATCCGAGCCTCTCGTGTCTTCGACCACCCTAAACGCAGCCTGCGGGGCCGCACCATCACCCATGCCTTTCTGATCGAGCTGCCACCTACGCAGGATGGGCTGCCCAAAGTCAAAGGGTCAGACGACGCTGACAAAGCCAAATGGGTGCCCCTGTTTGAATTCAGCAGGATGGAAGACCAGCTGTTCGACGATCACTTCTATATCGTGAACTGGTTTCTGGGGCAGATCTAG
- a CDS encoding substrate-binding periplasmic protein → MSFIATICLLIANFGQASYGKDIVRIAAGEWPPYLSENMPGHGVAAQIITDIFAELGYQVEYRFLPWPRAFKEAKAGNFDGTAVWLKNDERLADFYYSNPVIRERHVLFHMRELPFSWESIQDLQGLKIGGILNFSYGDEFDKAEKSGKIHVDRTNTDVQNFRKLLAGRIQIYPQELQVSINVLQTNFSPEEVSRITYHAKPLMEKDSFLLLSKKIKRNQDLINLFNYKLDRLKESGKYQKYFPRSQEISPSK, encoded by the coding sequence ATGTCATTCATTGCAACCATCTGCCTGCTCATCGCGAACTTCGGGCAGGCGTCATATGGTAAGGACATTGTCCGGATCGCTGCGGGCGAGTGGCCGCCCTATCTGTCTGAAAACATGCCAGGGCATGGTGTGGCAGCGCAGATCATCACTGATATTTTCGCTGAGCTTGGTTATCAGGTTGAGTATCGCTTCCTGCCCTGGCCCCGCGCCTTCAAAGAGGCCAAAGCAGGCAATTTCGATGGCACTGCGGTCTGGTTGAAAAATGACGAACGCCTGGCGGATTTTTATTACTCCAATCCAGTCATTCGGGAAAGGCATGTCCTTTTCCACATGAGAGAATTGCCGTTTTCCTGGGAAAGCATCCAGGATCTACAAGGGCTGAAGATCGGTGGCATCCTCAATTTCTCTTATGGGGACGAATTCGACAAAGCCGAGAAAAGCGGGAAGATCCATGTAGACAGGACCAATACAGACGTCCAGAACTTCAGAAAGCTGCTGGCTGGCCGCATCCAGATCTACCCTCAGGAATTGCAGGTTTCCATCAATGTGCTACAGACCAATTTCAGCCCAGAGGAGGTCAGCCGCATCACTTATCATGCCAAGCCACTGATGGAAAAAGACAGTTTTCTGCTGCTCTCAAAAAAGATCAAGCGTAATCAGGATTTGATCAACCTGTTCAACTACAAATTGGATAGATTGAAAGAAAGTGGCAAATATCAAAAATATTTCCCAAGATCTCAGGAGATCAGCCCCAGTAAGTAA
- a CDS encoding substrate-binding periplasmic protein, with the protein MWQFHSKAWAVAGLMWSVGVSAMEPINLVYVDVDSTPFLVGKGDMIATPPGLAVELVRDAITQAGYQVQIRRLPQLRMLKMLEEGKIDGAFIFSYTQDRAKKFAYPMKDGQPDGRYRVTHISYRLYRLKDSKVMWDGNQFSNLTLPVGVNTGWTMAAQLREKNIAVDEGGRGYPENFSKLKLKRLDAYAALELSADSYLKKMGQTELFEKVGPPLQSKDYFLLFSQQFAAAQPEAAQKIWQSVADMREKQESQLYSKYENVEPQ; encoded by the coding sequence ATGTGGCAATTTCACAGTAAAGCGTGGGCGGTGGCGGGTTTGATGTGGTCAGTTGGTGTGTCAGCGATGGAGCCTATCAATCTGGTCTATGTTGACGTGGACTCCACCCCTTTTCTGGTGGGCAAGGGGGATATGATTGCCACACCACCTGGGCTGGCGGTCGAGTTGGTCAGAGATGCCATCACCCAGGCAGGCTACCAGGTGCAGATACGACGTCTCCCCCAATTGCGGATGCTGAAAATGCTCGAAGAGGGCAAGATCGATGGCGCATTCATCTTTTCCTATACGCAGGATCGCGCCAAGAAATTTGCCTATCCGATGAAAGATGGCCAGCCGGATGGGCGGTATCGCGTGACGCATATCAGCTATCGTCTGTATCGCCTCAAGGACAGCAAGGTGATGTGGGATGGCAATCAATTCTCCAATCTGACATTGCCCGTTGGCGTCAATACTGGCTGGACCATGGCAGCTCAATTGCGGGAGAAAAACATCGCGGTGGATGAAGGTGGGCGGGGTTACCCGGAAAATTTCAGCAAGCTCAAGCTGAAACGATTGGATGCCTACGCAGCCTTGGAGCTATCGGCTGACAGCTACCTGAAGAAAATGGGCCAGACGGAGCTATTTGAAAAAGTGGGGCCGCCATTGCAATCAAAAGACTATTTTCTGTTGTTCAGCCAGCAGTTTGCCGCAGCCCAGCCTGAGGCGGCCCAGAAAATCTGGCAATCAGTGGCGGATATGCGGGAAAAGCAGGAAAGCCAGCTGTATAGCAAATATGAAAACGTGGAGCCTCAATGA
- a CDS encoding TonB-dependent receptor plug domain-containing protein, whose amino-acid sequence MLGLVYATSSALAKDNANLSEQDFLFDLPPILSASRLAQPLERTPAAITVIDREQLESLGTRNLPDVLRLVPGMVVGSLDGNQIAASYHGLGDQHARRMQVLIDGRPVYSPMLGGVDWVDLPISIQDIDRIEVVRGPGAATYGANAFLGVISILTRHTAETLGWSASTTAGQYQRQRFRFGGQAGEALYRFTAERNVDHGFARIRDSRQYHYFSGRADIRVGELDSVSLNMGVAQGHREAGQEGEVINTPHHGYHQSQFGQLRWLHPFADGSELSIQLYSQSRYDRQETTTVPLALDALPPQPYLIATNLDEETRTELEIQHSVSPHPSLRLAWGGSLRHERVRATGYISGPSSRVSNQLQRLFADATWQPNALWSVHTGLMMERDRLAGRSTAPRVAINYQPWARHTFRVSESHATRNPALFEQRGDFGIDVNQRRIRFILADGTLQAEKIRSRDIGYLWHWPDQRLNLDIRLFDDRIDHLVNLTKRGARSAPLYFRNEVGIRLRGSDIQLGWSPWQWADLRIGYTRASTRARSDSTPDELVESVPHYTFTGSASLRQGRWSGNLTYFRVGKMVWMWDGDRVGDLHRWDASLGYSMRLGRLDGKLMLSVQNLTNSHYMDFYKENFANRTTALTLSVDY is encoded by the coding sequence ATGCTGGGGTTGGTCTATGCCACCAGCTCCGCGTTGGCAAAGGATAATGCCAATCTATCTGAACAGGATTTCCTGTTCGACCTGCCACCTATTCTGTCCGCATCCCGCCTGGCACAGCCTTTGGAGCGAACACCTGCTGCCATCACGGTCATTGATCGCGAACAACTGGAGAGCCTGGGAACACGCAATCTACCAGATGTGCTGCGCCTGGTACCAGGCATGGTTGTGGGTAGCCTGGATGGCAATCAGATCGCGGCCAGTTACCACGGGCTGGGTGATCAGCATGCCCGCCGTATGCAGGTCTTGATCGACGGTCGGCCTGTGTATTCCCCCATGCTGGGTGGAGTGGACTGGGTCGATCTGCCCATCAGCATTCAAGACATCGATCGAATTGAAGTCGTGCGCGGGCCGGGTGCTGCCACCTATGGTGCCAATGCTTTTCTGGGCGTCATCAGCATTCTGACACGCCATACAGCAGAAACGCTGGGCTGGTCAGCCAGCACGACCGCTGGTCAATACCAACGCCAGCGTTTCCGCTTTGGTGGACAGGCGGGGGAGGCATTGTATCGATTCACCGCAGAGCGCAATGTTGATCATGGTTTTGCACGAATCCGAGACAGTCGCCAGTATCATTATTTCTCGGGCCGGGCGGATATCCGGGTGGGCGAGCTCGATTCGGTCAGCCTCAACATGGGCGTCGCACAAGGGCATCGAGAGGCCGGCCAGGAAGGCGAAGTGATCAACACGCCACACCATGGGTATCATCAAAGCCAATTTGGACAGCTCCGGTGGCTGCACCCTTTTGCTGATGGCAGTGAGCTGAGCATCCAGCTGTACAGCCAAAGCCGGTACGATAGGCAGGAAACCACCACGGTACCACTTGCGTTGGATGCCCTGCCTCCCCAACCCTATCTGATCGCGACCAATCTTGACGAGGAAACCCGCACTGAGCTTGAAATCCAGCACAGTGTGTCGCCTCATCCCAGTCTGCGCCTTGCCTGGGGCGGCAGCCTGCGCCATGAGCGGGTACGTGCCACGGGTTATATCTCCGGGCCGAGTAGCCGTGTAAGCAATCAATTGCAACGCCTTTTTGCCGATGCCACCTGGCAGCCCAATGCACTATGGTCGGTTCACACCGGGCTGATGATGGAGCGAGATAGACTGGCCGGCAGGAGCACCGCCCCCCGTGTGGCAATCAACTACCAACCATGGGCCAGGCACACCTTTCGGGTCAGTGAATCCCACGCCACCCGTAATCCTGCCTTGTTCGAACAACGGGGAGATTTCGGGATCGATGTCAACCAGCGACGCATCCGGTTCATCTTGGCAGATGGCACCTTGCAAGCGGAAAAGATCCGCAGCCGCGACATCGGCTATCTCTGGCATTGGCCGGATCAGCGACTGAATCTGGACATCCGGTTGTTTGACGATCGTATCGATCACTTGGTCAACCTGACCAAGCGGGGCGCCCGGTCAGCACCCCTTTATTTCCGCAACGAGGTGGGGATTCGTCTTCGAGGGAGCGACATCCAGCTAGGCTGGTCGCCGTGGCAATGGGCGGATCTACGGATAGGCTATACGCGAGCCTCAACCCGTGCGCGCTCCGACTCCACGCCCGATGAATTGGTGGAGTCGGTTCCCCATTACACGTTTACCGGCTCGGCCAGCCTTCGCCAAGGCCGTTGGAGTGGCAACCTGACTTATTTCCGGGTAGGCAAAATGGTATGGATGTGGGATGGTGACCGGGTGGGTGACCTACATCGTTGGGACGCCAGTCTAGGCTACAGCATGCGTCTTGGCAGGCTGGACGGCAAACTCATGCTGTCCGTGCAGAATCTGACCAACAGCCACTATATGGACTTCTACAAGGAGAATTTTGCAAACCGTACCACTGCCCTGACCCTCAGCGTGGACTACTGA
- a CDS encoding ABC transporter substrate-binding protein, which yields MRPTLLLPTVLLAWLTASGWALATPDVLIVSSEDSPPYQELIQTFSTQLAGRVDQLEISVQSQQQLSDSLSKQPPRLLLTLGVSATEQAIQSNQRVPHLAVLVPRLTYEKLLSSKPATDLRNRSAIYLDQPLDRFLGLARLVVPNLERVAILSSMDPAPPRKPLASALKNPPALVVELIESERDIVPTMQRVLPGTQALLAIPDNKVYTPHTAELVILTAYRQRVPIIGFSSTFTRAGALCSVYSTPSQIGQQAAEIASKVLSGRAVLPAPQYPQHYTISVNDRVARALGMEIKPAPILLERLHQELGEN from the coding sequence ATGCGGCCAACCTTGCTTCTTCCGACCGTATTGCTGGCCTGGTTGACGGCATCGGGCTGGGCACTGGCCACGCCCGATGTGTTGATTGTCAGCAGTGAGGACAGCCCGCCCTATCAAGAATTGATCCAGACCTTCAGCACCCAGCTGGCTGGACGGGTTGATCAACTGGAAATCAGCGTTCAATCACAGCAGCAACTCAGCGATTCATTGAGTAAACAGCCACCCAGGTTATTGCTTACCTTGGGCGTCAGCGCGACAGAGCAGGCCATTCAGTCCAATCAACGTGTACCACACCTGGCTGTTCTGGTTCCCAGGCTGACCTATGAAAAGCTGCTCAGCAGCAAACCCGCTACAGACCTACGCAATCGCAGTGCCATCTATCTCGACCAGCCTCTTGACCGCTTTCTCGGGCTGGCCAGGTTGGTCGTCCCCAATCTGGAGCGTGTCGCCATTCTGAGCAGCATGGACCCTGCGCCACCGCGAAAACCTTTGGCCAGCGCTTTGAAAAATCCCCCCGCGCTCGTGGTTGAGCTCATCGAAAGCGAACGGGATATTGTCCCGACCATGCAGCGTGTTTTGCCAGGCACCCAGGCCCTGCTTGCCATCCCAGACAACAAGGTCTATACCCCACACACGGCGGAGCTGGTCATCCTGACCGCTTATCGCCAGCGCGTGCCAATCATTGGTTTCTCCAGTACATTCACCCGGGCTGGCGCACTATGTTCCGTATACTCGACACCCAGCCAGATAGGACAGCAAGCAGCAGAAATCGCCAGCAAGGTCTTGTCTGGCCGGGCTGTGCTGCCCGCCCCGCAGTATCCGCAACACTACACCATCAGCGTCAATGACCGGGTTGCCCGCGCATTGGGCATGGAAATCAAGCCTGCCCCCATCTTGTTGGAGCGGCTACATCAGGAACTAGGGGAAAACTGA
- a CDS encoding putative bifunctional diguanylate cyclase/phosphodiesterase: MLKGFLPRLIVMMVAPMLLLGVLLTAHSLSTQLTDLRQSLHDRGTQLASNLAPACEYGVMSGNVAILDELLRSASLANDVVSIRVQDHQGRELASIQRRNPGPEEPLERFRATIEHIEISLDDFAQQYGAQNHHLGEVEVVLTQRNMIERRYQMIRHSLMIGVAGILLSCALAWRLSKGFRQPVRALSRAVKHFGAGKLDERVQCTSPGELGVLEHGFNRMAEAIESAQEHLQERIRHATSQLRHQASHDTLTGLINRAEFERRVALAITNAQMHHATHAIGYLDLDQFKIVNDTCGHAAGDALLRQLSMLLEQQVPKGAILARLGGDEFGLLMEHTPIEAASQLAGNLLDTINRFRFTWEGKSFGVGASIGLAAINAETANLHQVLAHADAACFSAKDSGRNRIQIHQASDTEIQRRQGEMHWVGRINHALEQGQLQLFHQPIMDILHQAPIDHIEVLLRIMDSHGTLITPMAFIPAAERYNLMPTLDRWVISHVFEQLGTWQQQGHAMPTTCSINLSGMSLGDPELFDFILTHLEQHALPAERICFEITETAAIVNLPQAVDLMQRLRKLGCRFSLDDFGSGVSSMGYLKQLPVDYVKIDGVFVRDIAHDPISRAMVASINEISHLMGLKTIAEYVDTVEVLDILQALRVDFAQGYWIAAPRPLSEFSTKRPINPSIREADTAS, encoded by the coding sequence ATGCTGAAAGGTTTCCTTCCCCGCCTGATTGTCATGATGGTCGCACCAATGCTGCTACTAGGTGTGCTCTTGACCGCCCACTCACTCAGCACCCAGTTGACCGATCTCCGGCAATCGCTACACGACCGGGGCACCCAGCTGGCCAGCAACCTCGCCCCTGCGTGTGAATATGGCGTGATGTCGGGCAATGTGGCCATCCTTGACGAACTGCTGCGTTCTGCATCACTTGCAAACGATGTGGTGTCCATCCGTGTCCAGGACCATCAAGGGCGGGAGCTGGCAAGCATTCAACGTCGTAACCCAGGCCCGGAAGAGCCACTGGAGCGGTTCCGCGCCACAATCGAACACATCGAGATCTCGCTGGATGACTTCGCACAGCAATACGGCGCCCAAAACCACCATCTCGGCGAAGTCGAAGTGGTACTGACCCAGCGGAATATGATCGAACGGCGATATCAGATGATCCGCCATTCGCTGATGATCGGCGTTGCCGGCATTTTGCTGAGCTGCGCCCTGGCCTGGCGTCTATCCAAAGGCTTCCGACAACCAGTCCGCGCCCTCTCCAGAGCAGTCAAACACTTCGGCGCGGGCAAGCTGGATGAACGGGTGCAATGTACCTCCCCGGGTGAGCTGGGCGTCTTGGAGCATGGCTTCAATCGTATGGCCGAAGCCATTGAATCCGCCCAGGAACACCTGCAGGAGCGTATCCGACATGCCACCAGTCAGCTCCGGCATCAAGCAAGCCACGACACGCTGACCGGCCTGATCAATCGTGCTGAGTTCGAGCGACGTGTCGCCCTCGCCATCACCAATGCACAGATGCATCATGCCACGCATGCAATCGGTTATCTCGATCTCGATCAATTCAAGATTGTCAATGACACCTGTGGCCATGCCGCAGGCGATGCATTGCTGAGGCAATTGTCGATGTTATTGGAACAGCAAGTACCCAAGGGCGCCATACTGGCACGATTGGGCGGCGATGAGTTCGGCCTGTTGATGGAACACACACCCATCGAGGCTGCATCCCAATTGGCCGGCAATCTGTTGGACACCATCAATCGATTCCGTTTTACGTGGGAAGGCAAATCATTTGGTGTGGGTGCCAGCATTGGCCTGGCCGCGATCAATGCCGAAACGGCCAATCTGCATCAGGTGCTAGCCCATGCAGATGCGGCCTGCTTCAGCGCCAAGGATAGTGGTCGCAACCGTATCCAGATCCACCAGGCAAGTGATACCGAGATTCAACGACGACAAGGCGAAATGCATTGGGTGGGTCGCATCAATCACGCGCTTGAACAAGGGCAGCTACAGCTGTTCCATCAACCGATCATGGATATTCTGCACCAGGCCCCGATCGATCATATTGAAGTGCTGCTGCGCATCATGGACAGCCATGGCACCCTGATCACACCGATGGCCTTCATTCCCGCAGCGGAACGTTACAACTTGATGCCCACCCTCGATCGCTGGGTGATCTCACATGTATTCGAGCAGCTTGGGACTTGGCAACAACAGGGGCACGCCATGCCGACCACGTGCTCCATCAATCTGTCGGGCATGTCCTTGGGCGACCCGGAATTGTTTGATTTCATCCTCACCCATCTTGAACAGCATGCGCTGCCAGCTGAGCGAATCTGCTTTGAGATCACCGAAACAGCTGCCATCGTGAATCTGCCACAAGCCGTTGACCTGATGCAGCGTCTGCGCAAATTGGGGTGTCGATTCTCCTTGGATGACTTTGGCAGCGGGGTATCCTCGATGGGCTACCTCAAGCAACTGCCTGTGGATTACGTGAAAATAGACGGCGTATTTGTCCGAGACATCGCCCATGACCCAATCAGCCGGGCCATGGTCGCCTCCATCAACGAAATCAGCCACTTGATGGGGCTCAAAACCATAGCAGAGTACGTCGATACGGTTGAAGTGCTGGATATATTACAGGCACTGCGTGTGGACTTCGCACAGGGTTACTGGATTGCGGCACCCAGACCCCTGAGCGAATTTTCCACCAAACGACCAATCAATCCTTCGATCAGAGAGGCCGATACAGCATCTTAG
- the lexA gene encoding transcriptional repressor LexA gives MERLTARQQVVLDFIRDYIRENGSPPTFADIAEGLGFRSINAAVDHVKALVKKNVIELQAGVARGIRLKDEAKQEGLPVIGRVAAGSPILAQEHVEHHYLVDPNLFSMPADYLLRVRGNSMINAGILDGDLIAVHRTQTIREGQIVIARLQDDVTVKRFHRNGEVVELIAENPDYPPIVVDPRRETLDIEGLCVGVIRSMQ, from the coding sequence ATGGAACGATTAACCGCGCGTCAACAAGTCGTACTCGACTTCATCCGTGACTATATCCGCGAAAACGGCAGCCCACCGACATTTGCCGATATTGCAGAAGGGCTGGGCTTCCGCTCGATCAATGCAGCTGTGGATCATGTCAAGGCGCTGGTCAAGAAGAACGTGATCGAATTGCAGGCCGGCGTGGCACGAGGTATTCGCCTGAAGGACGAGGCCAAACAGGAAGGCTTGCCTGTCATTGGCCGTGTTGCGGCGGGCTCACCGATCCTGGCACAGGAGCATGTCGAGCATCATTATCTGGTGGACCCGAATCTGTTCTCCATGCCAGCAGACTATCTGCTGCGCGTGCGCGGCAACAGTATGATCAATGCAGGCATTCTGGATGGCGACCTGATTGCCGTTCATCGTACACAGACGATCCGGGAGGGGCAGATTGTCATTGCCCGTCTGCAAGATGATGTCACTGTCAAACGGTTCCACCGCAATGGCGAGGTGGTCGAATTGATCGCGGAAAACCCGGATTACCCACCTATCGTCGTTGACCCTCGTCGTGAAACACTTGATATTGAGGGGTTATGTGTCGGGGTGATCCGTTCGATGCAGTAA